The Stieleria maiorica genome includes the window GATCGATTTTTATTGGCCAACGTGGTTTACCAAAGCGTCGGCGATGCCCAGGCGGGGGTTTCCTCGGAATTGCTCTGGCAGATCGGTGACCTGGCCAATGGGGGCCTGCGTCCCGACCTGACGCTGTTGCTGGACATGCCGGCCGAACGGGCGCTTCGCCGGATCGGGCGGCCGACCGACCGGATGGAATCGCGCGGCGCGGACTACATGGAATCGGTGCGCCAAGCCTTTCTGGCCGAATTGCCACGTTCCAGCCCTGTGACCGCGGTGATCGACGCGGACCGTCCGCCGGAAGAGGTGCAAGCAGCGATTCGCGCCGCGGTTGAGGATTACTTCAGCGGTTGCAGCTGATCGACCAGTATCTTGCCCCGCACTTTTTTATCGCCGAAAAACGCGATCGGGCGGAATCGTAAGGGGCCACCGCCGAGTGTCTTCGTGGGGATCGTCGCGGTCCCTTGGTCGGAATCGACGGTGGCGACGCTAATCCCCAGGTGGTGCAGTTCGATCCGATCGGCACCGGGACATTCCAGATCGACTTGGATCGCAGTCGCGTTGCTGCCGTCATTGCCGAAACCATCCGCATCCGAGCGAGGCTTGGTGATCGTCGCTGTCGGTGCCGGATGGTTGCCGTCAACGTCTACTTCGGACACGAACGTGACGCGTGGTTCGGTTCGGTCGAGTCCGATCAAGGTGGCGCGAACGTCGTAGATTCCGGAGGTGTTGTCCGGCCAATTGATTTCGACCGTTTTCACATCGACCGTTCCAGTTAGCGGGACGACTTGGAAGATTCGATCATCGATGGATAGTTCCATGGAGGCGGCGCGCGATTTGGGGACTTTCAATCGCATCGAGCGGCGTTCAATTCTCAGCCGGCGTTTACCTTCGCTGACGAAGGCCGATTGGACCAGTTCGTCGGGGGCTTTGGCAAACGGTTGGGCCAAGGGATCTCCGACGATCAGCAACTGATAGGGTGACGCCACCGACTGGTAAAAGGACTCGATCGCCGACAGGCCTTGGGCGTAATAGCCGTACAGCATCGGTGTGGGAAACTTGAATTGCAACGAATAGGGTTCTGTGACCGTACCGCTGGACATCGCGGCGCCGGCGCTGAGGAACGCGGTCAATTTGGTTTGCGAGCGATTTCCGAACGCGGCACCAAAACTGGTCAGGTTTTCTGCGATCGATCCGCGGACCAAAATCCACGGTTTGGCCATCACATCGGCCGTCGACGTTCCCAGCATCAATCCCGCAACCGCTCCTTCTTTGCTCGGAACGACGGAGTTGAACACCTCGGTTTCGAACCCGTTTTCTTGCAGATAAACGACGGTATCGGCGATACCGGGATATCGGGTCTTTGACCGGACATCCGCGGTGGTGCTGAACGCAAATCGGGCTCGGGGAAACGTTCGATCGCCCTTGCTGGCACGCAACAAAACCCGAACGGCATCACTGAGAGTGGATCCGCCCGGGTGGACGACGGCCAAGGAGCATGAGCACAGGTAGGGGATGCCTCCGTCTTTGATCGCGACCGGGCTGCCGGTCAACGTCCAACCGACGTTGGAGGCAAATGCCTGTGGTCCCTGCCAAGCGATCGGACTGTCGTCCAGATACGGAAGCGACGTTTGAATCTGTGGGTCGCTCAGGTGTTTCTCAAGCGCCGGCGTCTCGGTCAGATAGCTGGAGGACCGCCAACCGGCTTTCAAGGCCGCCCGAATCATCTCGACCGCCGACTCGGCTTGCCCGTCGAGCGAATACGCCTCGGCGGCGCGCAGCGCCAAGGCCGGCATTGTTTCAGGATGTTCTTCGTGCAGTTTCCTCCAGATCACCGCCGCTTCGGCATACTTTTCATCCTTCAGCAGTGCGGTCGCCTGTTCGAATTCGGCCTTCTTGTCGCCGGCGAACGGATTGAGGAAATGCCGTTCAAATTTTCCGCGTGCGTACAGGTTGGCCGCAAAACTTAGGTAGCCCGGATCGTCGGCCAGGACGTATCGATAGAAATATGTCAGCCCTGTGATCGAAGCCACGGGCAACTGGTACCTTTTCGCCGTCGGGTCGGTCAATTTTTCGCAATGGGACGGGATCTTGACCGCTGTCGGAAAGTCCGCCGAGTAGGCGATCACTCGGACACGTGTCGAGATCCCGCGGGCGTCGATCTCCGCCAGCAACGGCTTGAGAATCCGCTCGCGAAACGATTCCAAGTCGATCTCGAGCCCCCCAGGGACATCACTCAAGACCACCACATTCTTGGTCGGAATCTTTCGTGCATCGATGTAGTGGTTGGCGATGGTCCGCGACACGGTTGAATCACCGTTGACGACCACCACCACGTTCTCGCTGCTCATGCCCGCGGCGGCCGAATTGGCAAAACACAGGGCAGCCAGCGTCAGGATTCCCGCGACACTCACGCGACGAAACATTGAATCAACGCGATCGCCAGAGGGGAGGCCAGTGGTCCGGCTGGGGGTGGGCATGAGACTCATTCAGGACGAATTCCGATAGGCGTCGTGCGGGCGGCGGTTCAGGGGGCACGCTGTGATTGGCGCGGACGATCGCCGCGATCACAACCGGGAGAGTTCGAGAAAAATGGACCGACGCTGGAAAGTGTTCGAACCGGGTTCGGTTTCTAACTATTCTACGGTGTGAACGCTTGCCCGATCGACGATCTATGATCGAGCAGGCAACCATACGCTTTTCTTCTGGCCAGAGCCGATGATCAAGTCTACTCCGTTTCTCCGTTTCATGGTGGCTTTCGCGATCGCGCTGCACTTGTCGCTTGCCTCCGCCCATGCCGAGTTTGCGATCTCGGTCGGCAGCGGAACGATCGATCCCGGCGGCGACCTGTTGCTGGAGATCGGGATTGAGAGCGACACGCCGCCTCAGAACCTGGCTGAGTTCGAATTGATCTTGCAGATCACGCCGCTGAGCGCCGCTCCCGGCAGCTCTCTGGTGTTCGTCGAACCACAATCGGAGGCGTTTCTCGCCGACGCCGACTACATTTTTGCCGCGACCAGCGAGTCGATCTCCGAAAACCTACCTTCGACGCAAAACAATTCCGGCAATCGGATCACGTTTTACGACGCCAGTCTTAATGCCGGGGGTGATCCCCTGAACGTTCCGGTCACATCCGGACACTTGCTGGCGACGGTCGACGTGCGGCACCAATTGGGCGGGGCGATGCCGGCGGCGACCGCCGGCGACCAATTTGAGGTGAGCGTGGATTTGGCGTCGTTTTTTTCCGACGAAGCTCTCGCCGACCTCGATTTTACCGTCTCCTCGGGCGTGGTCACCGTGGCTGCCGTTGCGATCCCCGAACCGGGTGCGGCGGCCATCCTGATGCTCGCCTCCGGCGGAGTGTTTCTCCGACGACGGCGCTGACGAAGCACTCGCAGACCACCGCAGCTCCGTTTTCGACTGGGATGGACAGTTGCCTTCCTTTCCGAGGTTGGCGCGGGGCAAAGCTTCGCTTTTTCGCGCACGCCGAGTTCGGAAAACACGGCGACTGGCGGAATGCGTCGACGCTCGGGCGAGCGTCGCCAGGTCGAGGGTGGGGGCGATCCTCGCTGGACGATTCGGTCCCCGGGGAAATCCCGTCTGGCGGGATGTTCCCAAACGACGGTGATTGCATCATCATGCGGGTCACGAATCGTTTGACCTTTCAACACATTTCGCCCATGCCCCTCGCTCCCGAATTTGAGACCGCTTTGAAGAACCATTCCGTCGAACTTGATGGAGAGGTTGCCCAGCGCCTGCAGGCCTATGCCGAGGCGATGTGGAGCTGGAACGAAAAGTTGAATCTGACACGTCACACGACCTGGGATTTGTTCGTCGGCCGCGACCTGCGGGATTGCCTGCAGTTGGCGCCGATCCTGGATCCGGGCGAAGAAGTGCTGGACTTGGGCAGCGGCAATGGCGTGCCCGGAATCCCGCTTGCGATCCTGCGACCAGACATCGACGTCTCGCTAGCCGAATCGGTTGCCAAGCGGGCGAGCGTGTTGGGCGAGATGATCGCGGATTTGGATCTCCCCGTGCCTGTCTATTCGGCCCGAGGGGAGGACCTGTTGGAAGATTTCCGGTTCAGCAGCCTGGTTTGTCGCGCGGTGGGAAGTATTGCCAAACTTTGTCGATGGATCGAACCGCACTGGAGCAACGTCGACCGGATGTTGCTGATCAAGGGGCCGAAGTGGATCGAAGAGCGAGGCGAGGCGCGTCACGCGGGATTGATGGGCAACCTGCAACTGCGAAAAGTAGCATCTTATCCGCTGGGGGATGAAAGCGACGAAGAGCAAGGCGCGATCGTCCAGGTCTGGCCCAAGGGGCGTGAGCTTCCGATGAAGATCAGCTGATCTACACGTAATTGGGCGTCGGGGGCCGATAGTCGCTCAGATCGATGGACTTGAACCAATCGATCGTTTGCCGCAATCCGTCGGCAAGTTTGATTTCGGGTTGCCAAGCGAGTTCTTTTTTGGCCAAGGAAATGTCCGGCCGCCGCCGCGTCGGGTCGTCTGCCGGCAGCGGGCGTTGGACCAACTTGCTGGACGATCCGGAGATTTCGATCACCTGTTCGGCGAGTTCGCGGATCGTGAATTCATCCGGATTGCCGATGTTGACCGGTCCGATAAAGTCGTTGTGATTCATCATCGCGATGATGGCGTTGACCAGATCGTCGCGGAAACAGAACGATCGGGTTTGGGAGCCGTCGCCGAAAATCGTAATGTCTTCACCGGCCAGCGCCTGGCGAATGAAATTGGACACGACGCGGCCATCGAAAGGGTGCATGCGAGGGCCATAGGTGTTGAAGATCCGCACGATCCGGACGTCCACGCCGTTGCTGCGGTGATAATCCATGAACAACGTCTCGGCCGCCCGTTTGCCTTCGTCGTAACAGGCTCGGATGCCGATCGGGTTGACACTGCCGCGGTACGATTCCACCTGGGGATGGATTTCGGGATCGCCGTATACTTCGCTGGTGCTGGCTTGCAGGATTCTTGCGCCGCAGCGTTTGGCAATCCCCAGCATGTTGATCGCCCCCATCACGCTGGTTTTCATCGTCTTGATGGGATTGAACTGGTAATGCCCCGGCGCTGCCGGGCACGCCATGTTGTAAATCTGGTCGACTTCCAAAAACACGGGCAGAGTGATGTCGTGCCGGATGAGTTCGAAGTTCGGGAAATCCAGCAGATGAGCGACGTTGCTTTTCTGACTGGTGAAGAAGTTGTCCAAACAGATGACATCGTGCCCCTGATCGACCAGTCGCTCGCACAGGTAGGAACCCAAGAAACCGGCACCGCCGGTGACAAGAATGCGTTGAATCATGTGACGGATCGGGGATGACGTTAAGTGGCACTCATTCGACAGTGGCGGATATCATGACGCGATTCCGTCTGGGTGACAAATCGAATGCGAAAGAAGCGGCGCGTTTTTGCGGTAAGTTTTGATCGACGCCCGTCAGGACGATGGATGGGGTATTCAACGCCGGTCGAATCGTCGCGGTGTCGCAGCGATCGTCGCGGGGGCATGGTTCGGCTAGGGATCGATCAGGCGGTTGTCGATCAACCGCGTCGACCCCACTTTGGCGGCGACCAACGCGACCGAACGGTCTTGGATCTGCCGGATCGGTTCCAACGTGATGGCATCGACGACGGTTGCGTAATCGATCGAATCAACTCCGTCGTCCGGTCCGCCGGCCAGCAGAGTGGCATGCATGATCCGTTCGATCGCCGCGGGATCGCGTTGGCCGTCCAGGACGGCTTTTTCGGCTTCTTCCAAAGCCGCGGCAAGCCGCAGCGCACGTGACCGCTCGTTCGCGTCCAGATAACGATTCCGGCTGCTCATCGCCAATCCATCGGGTTCGCGGACGGTGGGGCAGGCGACGATTTCGATGGGCACGTTCAGGTCGCGGACCATCGCCCGGATCACGCACAGTTGCTGGTAGTCCTTTTGCCCGAAGAATGCGTGCGAAGCGGGCAGGATGTGAAACAGTTTCAGGACGATGGTGGCGACGCCCTGAAAGTGTGTGGGGCGAAACGCGCCTTCGAGAGACTGCGCGACATCGGGCGGTTGAACCGTTGTGCTGAATCCGGGCGGATAGATCACGTCGCCTTGGGGGACAAACACGGCGGACACACCGACGCTGCGCAGCCCTTCCAGGTCCGCGTCGAGCGTTCGCGGGTATTGATTCAGGTCCTCGTGCGGAGCGAACTGAGTCGGGTTGACGAAAATCGTGGCCACCGTTTGATCGCACTGGCCGACACTGGTCTTGGCCAGCGACAGATGGCCATCGTGCAGCGCACCCATTGTGGGGACCAGGCCTACCGCTTGACCGCTGCGACGTGCTTGCCAAACAAACTCATAGGCTTGTTCGGTCGTTCTTAGAATCTGCATTTCGGTCGTCGACTATGGCATGCTCGAGGTCGCTTCGGCGAGAACATGCTCGGCGACGAAAATCGGCAACGGCGGTGAGAAGGTGACGGCGACGGCGATCGCGTCGCTGGGCCGCGAATCGATTTCGATCATTTCGCCGTCTTCGGTCTCGACACGCAACTGCGCGTAATACGTCTGGTTGCTCAAATCGCTGATCACAACGCTGTGAATCGTGCCGCCGAGTGCCTCGGCCGTTCGAACGATCAGATCATGGGTCAGCGGTCGCGGCGGTTGATAGCCATCTTCCTTGACGCGACGGTCGATGTTGGTCGCTTCAAAAATGCCGATCAAGATGGGGAACTCACGCTCCCCATCGATCTCGCGCAAATAGATCACTTGGCTTTCGGTCAGCTCGGAAATGATGATCCGAGCAAGTTGCATTTGAACCGGCATCGCGGCGGACCAGAAGGGGACTGGAATTCGTCAGGCGTAACACTGGTTCTGAGTTTACCACCGATCGCGACCGCGGACACGATAGGGCAGACGCCTATTTTTCCATGCGGAACATCGTCACGCCCAGCGGCGGCAGGTTCACCAGAATGCTGTCGGAGCGTCCGTGGTGGCCTTCGCCGGTGGATTTGGCCCCGGGATAGTTGCCGACATTGGTCCCGCCGTAACGGTCGCTGTCGCTGTTGAAGATCTCTTTCCAGAACCCGCTCTTGGGAACACCGACGCGATAGTCCTTCCGGACGACCGGCGTGAAATTGCAGCAGACCAAGATCGGCTCGGTTCCCTCGAGACCCTTGCGCAGGTAGATCAGCGTGCTCTCTTGCCAGTTCATGCAGTCGACCCACTCGAATCCGTCGTCGCTGAAGTCCAGCTGATGCAGCGCCGGGTTCTTGACGACCAGTCGGTTCAGGTCCGAAACCAGTTCCTGCACCCCGCGATGGGTTTCGAAGTCCAGCAACAACCAATCCGGGCCGTCGTCATGGTTCCACTCATTCCACTGTGCCAGTTCGCCGCCCATGAACAACAGCTTCTTGCCGGGGTGCGTCCACATGTACGAGTACAGCAGTCGCAAGTTGGCAAATTTCTGCCACATGTCGCCGGGCATTTGGCTGATCAACGATCCTTTGCCATGGACGACTTCATCGTGCGAGAGCGGCAGCATGAAGTTTTCGGTAAAGGCATAGATCATGCTGAACGTCAAATCGTTTTGATGATGCCCGCGATGAATCGGTTCCTTGTGCATGTACGTCAAGGTGTCATTCATCCAGCCCATGTTCCACTTGTAGGTGAAACCCAAGCCGCCGTCATAAATCGGACGTGAAACGCCGGGCCAGGCGGTGGATTCTTCGGCGATCGTCACCGCACCGGGATGGTGTTCGTGAACGGCCACGTTGAATTCACGCAGGAAATCGATCGCTTCCAAGTTTTCCCGGCCGCCGTATTGGTTCGGGATCCAGCCGCCGTCTTCGCGGCTGTAATCCAGGTACAGCATCGATGCGACCGCGTCGACTCGCAAACCATCGATGTGGTATTTTTCCAGCCAGAACATCGCGTTGGCGACCAAGAAGTTGCGCACTTCGTTGCGGCCGAAGTTGAAGATCATCGTTCCCCAGTCCGGGTGCTCGCCCTGACGTGGGTCTTCGTGTTCATAAAGCGCCGAGCCGTCGAAACGTCGCAACCCGTGCCCGTCTTTGGGGAAGTGAGCGGGCACCCAGTCGACCAACACACCGACGTCGTGCTGGTGCAGGTAGTCGACAAAGTACATGAAGTCTTCGGGGCTGCCATGCCGACTGGTCGGGGCAAAGTAGCCCACCGTTTGATAGCCCCAGGATCCGGTGAACGGGTGCTCGGTGACCGGCAGCAGTTCGACGTGCGTGAAATTCATGCGGTGGCAATAATCGACCAACCGATGTGCCAGGTCGCGATAGTCCAGCCAGCCGTGCGTGCGGCCCGGGCCCTTTTGCCAGCTGCCCAGGTGACACTCGTAAACGTTCATCGGGGCGTGCATCGGATCGGTCGCCGCGCGCCGCTTCATCCAAGCGTCGTCGTTCCACTGATGCTTGTCCAGATCGGTGATGATCGATGCCGTCAGCGGCGGCAGTTCGGCGGCAAACCCGACCGGGTCCGTCTTGTCGACCCACTGGCCGTGCTGGTCCAGGATGCGGAACTTGTACTTCTGGCCCGCTTTCGCACCGGGGATGAACAACTCCCAGATCCCGACCGACATGTCCAGTTTGGCGACGTGACCGCGTCCGTCCCAGCCGTTGAAATCGCCCACCACTTGGACGATCCGCGCGTTGGGGGCCCAGACGGCGAAATTGACGCCATCGGTTTCGTCGACGGTCCGCAGTTGGGCGCCGAGCGATTCGTAGAGCCGATAAAATTTTCCCTCGCCGAGCAGATAGCGGTCGAAATCGGTCAGGATCGAAGGCACGGCGTAAGGATCGTGCGTCTCGATGAGTTTGCCAGTTTTGTCAGCCATTTGAATTCGATAATTTGAGTGCGTCGAGGATGCCCGCCCATCATTATGGCTGATCGCTGCCCCGTCGACCGTGTCCGAGCAGATTGCCTCAAAAAACCCCGCCGGATGCAGTTTGCGCATCGGACGGCGTTTTCCGGTGGGACGATCAACGACCCAAGCCGCCTGGGCATCGGGCAAAAAACTGCGAACCGCCGTGGCTCGGCTGCCGCGGTAATCGATCGTGTGTGGGCCGAGGATGGACGAGGGGTTTTCCAAATGACCGTCAACGAGTCGTCCGAGATCGGTGAGGGAAATCTGTGTGTGCATGTCGAAAAACAGGGGGTCCAAAAAGGTCAGATCTGACGATGGACTCGCAAAGTCCATTGCGGAGTCGTGAATTGTGGGGTGACTGCCGGGGGAGCCGTCGCGGGACAGCGGAGGCCGTCAGCGGTGGCGTTAAAACGCCAGTCACAGCGAGCCCCCAGCAGGGTGCACTCGATCGAATCAGTTGCGGGGGGGAGCCGCCCGGTGTTCGGAAGGATTGGTGTTCAGGAGGTTTGGTGCTTAGGGGGATTGCAGGTCTTCGGCGGTGAATCGGCCGCGGCGACGCACGTTGGCTTGAGTCGGGGGCGGGAGCGCGTCGCCGTTGATCAATTGCCGCAGCCGCGCGCTCGGCGCGGGAACCACGCTGCGGGCCCTTCGCAGCGGGGCGGCATCGTCCGCCCTGCCCTCCGGCGAATCGATTCGATAGCGGGCCCGGTCTGCCGTTGCTTGCCGGGACGCGCCGCCGGCAGCGGCTTGGTCGTGACCGTGGCTGACCAGACAGGAGCTGACCAAACAGGCCTGGACGCGGTGGATCGCCAAGGCGTGGTCGATGCGTCGCCACAAGTCGGCGTGCTGCACATCGATCCGCCGGCCGAAGTGCTCCCAGCGAAAGTTGTTCTGACGCCAACGCGGCAGCGAGTTCGAAAGCGAACGAATCAAATAGCGGTTGTTGCTCAGCAACGTCACCGCGCTGGGGCCTTCCAGCGATTCCAAGCCGCGGACCGCGGCCAGCAACGTCAGTCGGTTCAGGTCGCCCAGCTCATGGTCTTCGGCGTCCAAAATCAATTCCCCGTCGGCCGCTTCGAGAGTGAATCGCCAGCGTCCATCGGTCAGCGAACGCGAGTAGGCTTCGCAAACGAGCAGGTAATCCGTTTCAATTGCTGGGGTCTGGTGGGAGGGGAGTCCAGAGGAGGGCACGGCAATTGGTGGATTGTGGAGGGCTCGGGTTTGCGTCATCAGCGAAGGGCCGACGGGGTCCATTGGGAATGACAACTTCACGGCACGCAGCTCCATTGACGATGCTTCGGGAAGAAAACAGACTCGCATCACATCCGCGAGTGGCTCAGGCATCCGGGCCGCCAAACCAGTGATCCATTCCATCGATCGCGACGACGAGAATTGCCCGCAGGATTGGGAGGGGCAGGCACTCTCGTCGTGCATGAATGGACTCGTCAAACTTTGCCACGCCGCCAAAGTTTGTCCAGCAGTTTTTGTTTGCGCCGATTGAAGGCTGCTGTCAGGACGCTACCATTCGCTACAATCGCGCCGCCTCGGTTCGAGTCGTTGGTGTTGAGCAGTACGACGTCCTTTCCAGCGGGGCGGCATCTCGTTGACGTAGTGACGCTCGCCAGAGTATGGAAAGCGCCGGAGATCCACCTGCTGACGAAGGTCGCTAGGACGTTCGACGGCCCGGAAGAACCATCGAACACGGGAAACGATCACCCAAAGCCTGCACGTCTATTCCTTCACTCCTTCACTCCTTCACTCCTTCACTCCTTCACTCCTTCACTCCTTCACTCCATGCCACGTCAATCCCAACGCCCCTGGTACCACGAAGGTCTGCGCTTTGAATGCACGCAGTGCGGGTTGTGTTGCAGCGGTGACCCGGGAT containing:
- the glgB gene encoding 1,4-alpha-glucan branching protein GlgB; the protein is MHTQISLTDLGRLVDGHLENPSSILGPHTIDYRGSRATAVRSFLPDAQAAWVVDRPTGKRRPMRKLHPAGFFEAICSDTVDGAAISHNDGRASSTHSNYRIQMADKTGKLIETHDPYAVPSILTDFDRYLLGEGKFYRLYESLGAQLRTVDETDGVNFAVWAPNARIVQVVGDFNGWDGRGHVAKLDMSVGIWELFIPGAKAGQKYKFRILDQHGQWVDKTDPVGFAAELPPLTASIITDLDKHQWNDDAWMKRRAATDPMHAPMNVYECHLGSWQKGPGRTHGWLDYRDLAHRLVDYCHRMNFTHVELLPVTEHPFTGSWGYQTVGYFAPTSRHGSPEDFMYFVDYLHQHDVGVLVDWVPAHFPKDGHGLRRFDGSALYEHEDPRQGEHPDWGTMIFNFGRNEVRNFLVANAMFWLEKYHIDGLRVDAVASMLYLDYSREDGGWIPNQYGGRENLEAIDFLREFNVAVHEHHPGAVTIAEESTAWPGVSRPIYDGGLGFTYKWNMGWMNDTLTYMHKEPIHRGHHQNDLTFSMIYAFTENFMLPLSHDEVVHGKGSLISQMPGDMWQKFANLRLLYSYMWTHPGKKLLFMGGELAQWNEWNHDDGPDWLLLDFETHRGVQELVSDLNRLVVKNPALHQLDFSDDGFEWVDCMNWQESTLIYLRKGLEGTEPILVCCNFTPVVRKDYRVGVPKSGFWKEIFNSDSDRYGGTNVGNYPGAKSTGEGHHGRSDSILVNLPPLGVTMFRMEK
- a CDS encoding ribonuclease HI, whose product is MPSSGLPSHQTPAIETDYLLVCEAYSRSLTDGRWRFTLEAADGELILDAEDHELGDLNRLTLLAAVRGLESLEGPSAVTLLSNNRYLIRSLSNSLPRWRQNNFRWEHFGRRIDVQHADLWRRIDHALAIHRVQACLVSSCLVSHGHDQAAAGGASRQATADRARYRIDSPEGRADDAAPLRRARSVVPAPSARLRQLINGDALPPPTQANVRRRGRFTAEDLQSP
- a CDS encoding UDP-glucuronic acid decarboxylase family protein, with amino-acid sequence MIQRILVTGGAGFLGSYLCERLVDQGHDVICLDNFFTSQKSNVAHLLDFPNFELIRHDITLPVFLEVDQIYNMACPAAPGHYQFNPIKTMKTSVMGAINMLGIAKRCGARILQASTSEVYGDPEIHPQVESYRGSVNPIGIRACYDEGKRAAETLFMDYHRSNGVDVRIVRIFNTYGPRMHPFDGRVVSNFIRQALAGEDITIFGDGSQTRSFCFRDDLVNAIIAMMNHNDFIGPVNIGNPDEFTIRELAEQVIEISGSSSKLVQRPLPADDPTRRRPDISLAKKELAWQPEIKLADGLRQTIDWFKSIDLSDYRPPTPNYV
- a CDS encoding bifunctional nuclease family protein, yielding MPVQMQLARIIISELTESQVIYLREIDGEREFPILIGIFEATNIDRRVKEDGYQPPRPLTHDLIVRTAEALGGTIHSVVISDLSNQTYYAQLRVETEDGEMIEIDSRPSDAIAVAVTFSPPLPIFVAEHVLAEATSSMP
- a CDS encoding PEP-CTERM sorting domain-containing protein (PEP-CTERM proteins occur, often in large numbers, in the proteomes of bacteria that also encode an exosortase, a predicted intramembrane cysteine proteinase. The presence of a PEP-CTERM domain at a protein's C-terminus predicts cleavage within the sorting domain, followed by covalent anchoring to some some component of the (usually Gram-negative) cell surface. Many PEP-CTERM proteins exhibit an unusual sequence composition that includes large numbers of potential glycosylation sites. Expression of one such protein has been shown restore the ability of a bacterium to form floc, a type of biofilm.) gives rise to the protein MIKSTPFLRFMVAFAIALHLSLASAHAEFAISVGSGTIDPGGDLLLEIGIESDTPPQNLAEFELILQITPLSAAPGSSLVFVEPQSEAFLADADYIFAATSESISENLPSTQNNSGNRITFYDASLNAGGDPLNVPVTSGHLLATVDVRHQLGGAMPAATAGDQFEVSVDLASFFSDEALADLDFTVSSGVVTVAAVAIPEPGAAAILMLASGGVFLRRRR
- the rsmG gene encoding 16S rRNA (guanine(527)-N(7))-methyltransferase RsmG, whose product is MPLAPEFETALKNHSVELDGEVAQRLQAYAEAMWSWNEKLNLTRHTTWDLFVGRDLRDCLQLAPILDPGEEVLDLGSGNGVPGIPLAILRPDIDVSLAESVAKRASVLGEMIADLDLPVPVYSARGEDLLEDFRFSSLVCRAVGSIAKLCRWIEPHWSNVDRMLLIKGPKWIEERGEARHAGLMGNLQLRKVASYPLGDESDEEQGAIVQVWPKGRELPMKIS
- the tmk gene encoding dTMP kinase is translated as MPQKTGHFITVDGIDGVGKTTQIQGLQRLLREFELDFITTRDPGSSEIGQRLRALLLESELTMHRRTEAMLFMASRCEMVESTIRPTLASGTSVISDRFLLANVVYQSVGDAQAGVSSELLWQIGDLANGGLRPDLTLLLDMPAERALRRIGRPTDRMESRGADYMESVRQAFLAELPRSSPVTAVIDADRPPEEVQAAIRAAVEDYFSGCS
- the panC gene encoding pantoate--beta-alanine ligase, with protein sequence MQILRTTEQAYEFVWQARRSGQAVGLVPTMGALHDGHLSLAKTSVGQCDQTVATIFVNPTQFAPHEDLNQYPRTLDADLEGLRSVGVSAVFVPQGDVIYPPGFSTTVQPPDVAQSLEGAFRPTHFQGVATIVLKLFHILPASHAFFGQKDYQQLCVIRAMVRDLNVPIEIVACPTVREPDGLAMSSRNRYLDANERSRALRLAAALEEAEKAVLDGQRDPAAIERIMHATLLAGGPDDGVDSIDYATVVDAITLEPIRQIQDRSVALVAAKVGSTRLIDNRLIDP